In one Nostoc sp. KVJ3 genomic region, the following are encoded:
- a CDS encoding efflux RND transporter periplasmic adaptor subunit — protein MKVDTPNTVDSSVSLPEVKKKKGRPNWLSWLIAFCLLGGIGYAIYYQVAVVSQQQASRRVLTKPVQRQSLTIAVSANGTVKPERSINLSPKNSGILKSLLAKEGDLVKQGQIVAYMDDSNLRGQLVSAQGQLAQAEANLQKAIAGNRPQDIAQAQGSLDEAEANLQKAQAGNRSQDIGQAQARLQSAQATLRQAEDDLVRNQQLYNAGGISLQTLNQKRATRDSAQASVNEAQQALGLQKAGSRPEDIKQAIAVVKQRQQALALLKAGTRQEDINAARAQVTSARGSLQNIQAEINDTIIRAPFDGVVTKKYADPGAFVTPTTASSDVASSSSSSILSLASTNEVVANLAETNISKIRLGQEVSITADAYPGKTFEGKVSQIAAQAVVEQNVTSFEVRVSLSDPQRLLRSGMNAEADFQVGQVENALVVPTASVVRQENATGVYVAGADSKPVFTRIETGVTANNFTEVKSGLTGDERVLLSFPPGSRPQSTPRGGVFPGLGGGGGAGGGSRSGGGGGGRSGGGSS, from the coding sequence ATGAAAGTTGATACACCAAATACCGTAGATTCATCAGTTTCGCTTCCAGAGGTCAAGAAAAAAAAGGGCAGACCTAATTGGCTGTCTTGGCTAATTGCTTTTTGCCTTTTGGGTGGAATTGGCTATGCAATTTATTATCAAGTCGCTGTTGTTTCCCAGCAACAAGCCAGCCGTCGGGTGCTGACAAAACCCGTACAAAGACAGAGTTTAACGATCGCAGTTTCAGCGAACGGAACAGTGAAGCCTGAGCGGTCAATCAACCTCAGTCCGAAAAATTCAGGCATCCTGAAAAGTCTGTTGGCGAAGGAAGGGGATCTTGTTAAACAAGGACAGATTGTAGCTTACATGGATGATTCCAACCTGCGGGGGCAACTAGTCTCTGCTCAAGGACAATTGGCACAAGCCGAGGCGAATTTGCAAAAAGCGATCGCCGGGAATCGCCCTCAAGATATTGCTCAAGCACAGGGATCGTTAGACGAAGCCGAAGCAAATCTGCAAAAGGCACAAGCAGGGAATCGCTCTCAAGATATTGGCCAAGCACAGGCACGTTTGCAAAGCGCTCAAGCCACCCTTCGCCAAGCAGAAGATGATTTGGTTCGTAATCAACAGCTTTATAACGCAGGTGGTATTTCCCTTCAGACTCTTAACCAAAAACGTGCTACTCGCGACAGCGCCCAAGCTAGTGTAAATGAAGCACAGCAAGCATTAGGGTTACAAAAAGCCGGGTCACGTCCAGAAGACATCAAGCAAGCAATAGCTGTGGTGAAGCAGAGACAGCAAGCTTTAGCACTTTTGAAAGCCGGAACGCGCCAAGAAGATATTAACGCCGCCCGCGCCCAAGTAACATCTGCTCGTGGTTCACTGCAAAACATCCAAGCCGAAATCAATGACACGATTATTCGTGCCCCTTTTGATGGTGTAGTGACAAAGAAGTATGCCGATCCTGGCGCTTTCGTGACACCCACAACTGCTAGTAGTGATGTAGCTTCTTCTTCTTCTTCTTCTATCTTGTCTCTAGCTTCAACAAATGAAGTTGTCGCAAATTTAGCGGAAACAAATATTTCCAAAATCCGCCTTGGTCAAGAAGTTTCGATTACAGCAGATGCCTACCCAGGAAAAACTTTTGAAGGTAAAGTCAGCCAAATCGCTGCCCAAGCAGTAGTAGAACAAAATGTTACCAGTTTTGAAGTGAGAGTATCACTTTCAGACCCTCAAAGACTACTGCGGTCTGGGATGAATGCGGAAGCAGATTTTCAAGTCGGTCAAGTTGAAAATGCTTTAGTAGTTCCAACCGCGTCGGTAGTGCGCCAAGAAAATGCCACAGGTGTGTATGTGGCTGGAGCAGATAGCAAACCTGTTTTTACTCGTATTGAGACTGGTGTTACCGCGAATAACTTTACCGAAGTTAAATCTGGATTGACAGGAGACGAGAGAGTATTACTCAGTTTCCCACCAGGATCGCGTCCGCAATCAACACCACGAGGAGGAGTTTTCCCTGGTCTAGGAGGAGGCGGGGGAGCCGGTGGTGGCAGTCGTTCAGGCGGTGGTGGCGGTGGTCGTTCAGGCGGTGGTTCCTCTTAG